The Dyadobacter subterraneus genome window below encodes:
- a CDS encoding glycosyltransferase family 2 protein, with amino-acid sequence MKSISVIIPNYNGKHLFEKYFGHNFNVLMSIKTEVEIIVIDDASTDDSVEYLQQNYGDTITLLKKETNSGFSETCNLGIKQANNDLIFLLNTDVTLEEGYIEKLYKYFEKGDTFGVMGRIIGMDDDLIREAAREPKIMGRKIKSSDLFHLKNINALTPTFYLSGANALMDTKKLKTINGFNEMFNPYYGEDQELSIRAWRMGWKCYYEHNAVCRHEVMASTKNHNPKKAIKRIHFRNRYYVHYLHLQGIDLTLWHLQILLCDVLLGILSCQFYKAEAYMDFRRNRQGLMIKKSAFTRQMKRNHSNIGIIEVIESIKMMLKYQHVIKL; translated from the coding sequence ATGAAAAGTATCTCAGTAATAATTCCTAATTATAATGGGAAACATTTATTTGAAAAGTATTTTGGACATAATTTCAATGTACTTATGTCCATTAAAACAGAGGTTGAAATCATTGTGATTGACGATGCTTCTACGGATGATTCTGTGGAATATTTGCAACAGAATTACGGAGACACTATCACACTTCTTAAAAAAGAAACCAATTCAGGATTCTCTGAAACCTGTAATCTGGGAATTAAGCAGGCAAATAATGATTTAATTTTCCTGCTCAATACGGACGTTACGCTGGAAGAAGGATACATAGAAAAGCTTTATAAATATTTTGAGAAAGGTGATACGTTTGGAGTGATGGGCCGTATCATTGGAATGGACGATGATTTGATCCGTGAGGCGGCAAGAGAGCCAAAAATTATGGGTCGTAAAATAAAATCTTCGGATCTGTTTCACCTCAAAAATATTAACGCACTCACACCTACGTTTTATCTTTCCGGAGCCAATGCTTTAATGGATACTAAAAAGTTGAAAACCATTAACGGCTTCAATGAAATGTTTAATCCATATTACGGTGAAGACCAGGAGTTATCAATTCGTGCGTGGAGGATGGGTTGGAAGTGTTATTATGAACACAATGCAGTTTGCCGTCACGAGGTAATGGCCAGCACCAAAAACCACAATCCTAAAAAAGCAATCAAAAGAATTCATTTCAGAAACCGCTACTACGTTCACTATCTACATCTGCAAGGCATTGATCTAACGCTTTGGCATTTACAGATTTTACTTTGTGATGTACTTTTAGGTATTTTGTCGTGCCAGTTTTACAAAGCTGAGGCTTATATGGATTTCCGCAGAAATCGCCAGGGACTCATGATTAAAAAGAGTGCCTTTACCCGGCAAATGAAAAGAAATCATTCCAACATAGGGATTATTGAAGTCATTGAAAGTATCAAGATGATGCTAAAATATCAGCATGTTATCAAGCTATGA
- a CDS encoding GNAT family N-acetyltransferase: MSNNTAASIELTFAETQKDIEEILSLQQLNLKINVSEEVKKDQGFLTVCHSEEQLQIMQSLTPQIIAKADGKVIAFALAMLPSMGKLIPDLQPMFDIVDDIEWKGKMIRDYKYYMMGQICVAAEFRGQGIFDKLYLTHKKFYEKKFDLCITEISTSNKRSQRAHERVGFETIHLHEDHVDEWNVVAWELKHYVIP, encoded by the coding sequence ATGTCAAATAATACAGCTGCCTCAATTGAACTGACATTTGCAGAAACACAAAAAGATATTGAAGAAATTCTGTCTCTTCAGCAACTTAATTTAAAAATCAACGTCTCAGAAGAAGTAAAAAAAGACCAGGGTTTTCTGACCGTTTGCCACAGTGAAGAGCAACTGCAAATCATGCAAAGTTTAACACCACAGATCATAGCAAAAGCAGATGGAAAAGTGATAGCGTTTGCCCTTGCCATGCTGCCTTCCATGGGAAAACTGATACCGGATCTTCAACCTATGTTTGATATTGTGGATGATATCGAATGGAAAGGAAAAATGATCAGAGATTACAAATACTACATGATGGGGCAAATATGTGTAGCGGCCGAATTTCGCGGACAGGGAATTTTTGACAAACTATATCTCACACATAAAAAATTTTATGAAAAAAAATTTGATCTATGCATCACAGAAATCTCAACATCCAACAAAAGATCTCAAAGAGCTCATGAAAGAGTTGGTTTTGAAACAATTCATCTTCATGAGGATCATGTTGATGAATGGAATGTGGTGGCATGGGAACTAAAACACTACGTGATACCTTAA
- the corA gene encoding magnesium/cobalt transporter CorA, whose product MVRIFYKEGRLIKRENDIRELGKVQNLVWVDLQSPSAEEEEWVENKCDISFQTPQEIVEIESSSRFFEQNETINANSNFLSIDRDGYKTYPVSFILHKNILFTYRRGDSKTFADTVKKMKVSPDTFQTGVDFMLMLLETRIEADADSLEAISRDISQISKDLAHEQKARQEVLIRISALQETTMMLRETSIDKQRVLSGILRSQYFPEDRKEHLRIILKDISSLLEYTTFNFERLEYLQNTFMGLINLEQSQVIKIFTVVTIIFMPPTLIAGIFGMNYTHIPSTEEPWGFWVSLLLMVLSSLVVLWFFRRKRWI is encoded by the coding sequence ATGGTTAGAATATTTTATAAAGAGGGACGGCTGATAAAGCGCGAAAATGATATTCGTGAGCTTGGAAAGGTGCAAAACCTTGTCTGGGTAGATTTACAATCTCCCTCGGCCGAAGAAGAAGAATGGGTTGAAAACAAGTGTGATATCAGTTTTCAAACACCACAGGAAATTGTTGAAATTGAAAGCAGTTCACGGTTTTTCGAACAAAATGAAACCATCAACGCAAACTCCAACTTTTTGAGTATTGATCGGGATGGTTATAAAACTTATCCGGTTTCATTTATTCTTCATAAAAATATTCTTTTCACATACCGTCGCGGTGATTCCAAAACATTTGCCGATACGGTTAAGAAAATGAAAGTAAGTCCGGATACTTTCCAAACCGGCGTGGATTTTATGCTCATGCTGCTTGAAACAAGAATTGAGGCTGATGCGGATTCCCTGGAAGCGATTTCAAGAGATATTTCACAGATCAGTAAGGATTTGGCTCATGAACAAAAAGCCCGTCAGGAAGTACTTATTCGTATCAGTGCATTGCAGGAAACGACAATGATGCTCAGGGAAACGAGTATTGACAAACAGCGTGTACTTTCCGGAATTTTGCGCAGTCAGTATTTCCCGGAGGACCGGAAGGAGCATTTACGTATTATATTGAAAGATATCAGCTCACTGCTGGAATATACCACTTTCAATTTTGAGCGTCTGGAATATCTGCAAAATACTTTTATGGGTTTGATCAACCTTGAACAAAGTCAGGTAATCAAGATTTTCACCGTTGTGACAATTATTTTCATGCCTCCAACCCTGATTGCGGGAATTTTTGGTATGAATTACACCCACATTCCTTCCACCGAAGAACCCTGGGGTTTCTGGGTTTCTTTGCTCCTGATGGTACTTTCTTCACTCGTTGTACTCTGGTTTTTCAGAAGGAAAAGATGGATTTAA
- a CDS encoding MFS transporter: MQNTASPGIFTLQFWLLGTSSFLFSSSFNMLIPELPSYLSAMGGAEYKGFIIGLFTLTAGISRPFSGRLTDRVGRVPVMAFGSLVCFICGFLYPVFTTVMPFLLLRLVHGFSTGFKPTGTAAYIADIIPAHRRGEAMGIHGMCMGVGSAFGPAIGSMISQSFSINALFYTSSLFALMSIVILFNMKETLVEKERLSVKAFQITWRDIFEPDVFSPAFVTFLAYFGFGAVATLSPDFSEHLGLANRGIYFMVFTLFSILIRFVAGKLSDRKGRIPVTIAGCSILIISMIITGYADSVFLFVTGAAFFGISMGILSPVLSAWTVDLSNDHNRGRAIASMYISLEAGIGIGAFLSAAIFANKIENLPLVFMIMAAFAAAALIYTIVLYRYKRRASRVI; the protein is encoded by the coding sequence ATGCAAAATACGGCTTCTCCCGGAATATTTACACTGCAATTTTGGTTGCTTGGTACGAGTTCCTTTCTTTTCTCTTCCAGTTTTAATATGCTTATCCCCGAGCTCCCAAGCTATTTGTCGGCTATGGGTGGCGCTGAATACAAGGGTTTTATTATTGGTTTATTTACGCTAACTGCCGGAATATCAAGGCCTTTTAGTGGTCGGTTAACGGATCGCGTCGGTCGTGTTCCGGTGATGGCATTTGGCTCGCTGGTGTGTTTTATTTGTGGATTTTTGTATCCTGTTTTCACGACGGTAATGCCCTTTTTATTATTAAGATTGGTTCACGGATTCTCCACAGGTTTTAAACCAACAGGCACCGCAGCTTACATCGCAGACATAATTCCGGCACATCGGAGAGGAGAAGCGATGGGAATTCATGGTATGTGTATGGGTGTTGGTTCCGCTTTCGGACCGGCTATTGGAAGTATGATCAGTCAGTCTTTTTCAATAAATGCGCTTTTTTATACGTCATCACTTTTTGCATTGATGTCAATCGTTATTCTTTTCAACATGAAAGAAACGCTGGTTGAAAAGGAGCGGCTTTCTGTAAAGGCATTTCAAATTACCTGGCGGGATATTTTTGAGCCTGATGTTTTCAGCCCGGCATTTGTAACATTTCTTGCCTATTTTGGTTTTGGCGCGGTGGCTACTTTAAGCCCGGATTTTAGTGAGCATCTTGGCCTTGCTAACCGAGGAATTTATTTCATGGTATTCACTTTATTTTCCATATTGATCCGTTTTGTAGCCGGAAAACTTTCTGATCGCAAAGGTCGGATACCAGTAACCATTGCCGGATGTAGCATTTTGATTATTTCGATGATCATCACCGGATATGCCGATTCTGTTTTTCTTTTCGTGACCGGAGCGGCATTTTTTGGTATTTCAATGGGAATATTATCACCCGTACTTTCCGCCTGGACTGTGGATTTGAGCAACGACCATAACCGTGGACGCGCAATAGCTTCCATGTATATTTCTCTCGAAGCAGGAATTGGTATAGGGGCATTTCTTTCCGCTGCTATTTTTGCAAACAAAATAGAAAATCTACCACTGGTTTTTATGATTATGGCGGCTTTTGCTGCGGCAGCTTTGATTTATACCATTGTGCTTTACAGATATAAAAGAAGGGCAAGCCGTGTTATTTGA
- a CDS encoding IMPACT family protein encodes MLFEDTYKTIAEPVEGFYKDKGSKFISFIFPITTENEVKTHLLKLRELHPKANHHVYAYRFGLDRMQYRLSDDGEPSGSSGRPILNTLYSKEITNILVVVVRYFGGTLLGIPGLINAYRSATEDALENADIVVKHLVVNYELKFSYVQMNDVMRIIKEMELPVLEQNFEMECRMVVEVRTTLVERFITRCDKVEGLVTKSI; translated from the coding sequence GTGTTATTTGAAGATACTTACAAAACAATTGCCGAACCTGTTGAAGGTTTTTATAAGGATAAGGGAAGCAAATTTATTTCCTTCATATTTCCTATTACAACAGAAAATGAAGTGAAAACGCATCTTCTGAAATTAAGAGAATTGCATCCGAAAGCCAATCATCATGTGTATGCTTATCGTTTTGGTCTGGACAGAATGCAGTATCGTTTGAGCGATGATGGCGAACCGTCAGGTTCTTCCGGACGGCCAATTTTAAATACGCTTTATTCCAAAGAAATAACCAATATTCTGGTTGTAGTAGTGCGTTATTTTGGAGGGACATTATTAGGAATTCCGGGTTTGATAAATGCTTACAGATCGGCAACGGAAGACGCATTGGAGAATGCTGACATTGTTGTGAAACATTTGGTCGTCAATTACGAGCTGAAATTTTCCTATGTCCAGATGAATGATGTCATGCGGATTATTAAGGAAATGGAATTGCCGGTTCTTGAACAAAACTTTGAAATGGAATGCCGGATGGTTGTTGAAGTCAGAACTACGCTGGTTGAACGTTTTATTACAAGATGTGATAAAGTGGAAGGCTTGGTGACAAAGTCGATATAA
- a CDS encoding thiamine diphosphokinase gives MSSHHIIRDKQEPALIIANGEACSEELLGQLLEWSPLVLVLDHAIYRVLELGIKVDVWLGDFDHHHDFEEIRSRQYPLKIVHTPDQEKTDLEKAIDYLVSEGFPAANIIWATGRRADHSITNITNLVRYKETIRLVLLDDYSKIFPLSGVFEKWYVAKTPISLIPVGIVEGIKTSGLKYNLNDETLTLGHRTGNSNEAEADGMVRIAASKGDLLIMECWD, from the coding sequence ATGTCTTCACACCATATTATCAGGGACAAACAGGAACCCGCACTTATTATTGCCAATGGAGAAGCTTGCAGTGAAGAATTGCTTGGTCAATTACTGGAATGGAGTCCGCTGGTTCTTGTCCTAGATCACGCGATTTACAGGGTTTTGGAACTGGGAATTAAAGTGGATGTATGGTTGGGAGATTTTGATCATCATCATGATTTTGAAGAAATCAGGTCCCGTCAGTATCCTTTGAAAATTGTTCACACGCCTGATCAGGAAAAAACGGATCTTGAAAAAGCGATCGATTATTTAGTAAGTGAAGGTTTTCCGGCAGCTAATATCATTTGGGCAACAGGCCGTCGTGCAGATCATTCCATTACAAACATTACAAATCTGGTTCGTTATAAAGAAACAATTCGTCTGGTTTTGCTGGATGATTATTCAAAAATATTTCCGTTGTCGGGCGTTTTTGAAAAATGGTATGTTGCCAAAACACCGATTTCTCTTATCCCGGTTGGTATAGTCGAAGGAATTAAAACTTCCGGATTGAAATATAATCTTAATGATGAAACCCTGACGCTGGGCCATCGGACCGGAAATAGTAATGAGGCGGAAGCCGATGGAATGGTTCGGATTGCCGCCTCAAAAGGGGATTTGCTTATTATGGAATGTTGGGATTAA
- a CDS encoding M1 family metallopeptidase has protein sequence MLKKLISFCLVISPFFAFAQKKQTVFTHADTLRGSITPEREWWDLTYYHLNVKPNAKDSTLTGSTVVNYKVLKPNQIIQIDLQEPLKIEKVVQDGQNLTYKRDGNAFFITLTKKQEKGKSESIEVFYSGKPRLAKRPPWDGGVQWVPDGNGNTIISTSCQGLGSSVWWPCKDHMYDEPDSMMVSITVPKNLTDVSNGKLRSVVENNDDTHTFNWAVVNPINNYGVNMNVANFVSWTETFKGEKGDLPLSFYVLPKNLEKAKVQFKQANQMLKAFEHWFGPYPFYEDGYKLVEVPYLGMEHQSSVTYGNGYQMGYLGRDLSKTGWGLKWDFIIIHESGHEWFANNITYKDAADMWVHEGFTNYSENLYTEYYFGKEAGADYVIGTRALIANDIPIIGPYGVNESGSRDMYYKGGNILHTLRQVVNDDEKWRQILRGLNKTFYHQTVVTAQIEEYISKHAGRNLNKVFDQYLRDTKVPVLEYTFKDNSLQYRWSNVVSGFDMPVKIKLGDSKEQFVYPTGEWKTLKTKGEKTLVVDRNFYVESKSV, from the coding sequence ATGTTAAAGAAACTCATTTCTTTCTGTCTGGTAATTAGTCCGTTTTTTGCTTTTGCACAAAAAAAACAAACCGTTTTTACCCACGCCGATACTTTGCGCGGCTCAATAACCCCCGAACGCGAATGGTGGGATCTGACTTACTATCATCTAAATGTTAAACCAAATGCAAAAGATAGCACGCTTACGGGCAGTACGGTTGTCAATTATAAAGTTTTGAAACCAAATCAGATTATTCAAATCGATTTGCAGGAACCTTTAAAGATTGAAAAAGTCGTACAGGATGGCCAGAATTTAACTTATAAAAGAGATGGAAATGCATTTTTCATCACGTTGACAAAAAAACAGGAAAAAGGAAAATCTGAATCCATTGAAGTATTTTATTCAGGAAAACCGCGTTTGGCAAAACGTCCGCCTTGGGATGGTGGCGTGCAGTGGGTACCTGATGGAAATGGAAATACAATTATTTCTACTTCTTGCCAGGGACTTGGTTCCAGCGTCTGGTGGCCTTGTAAGGATCATATGTATGATGAGCCGGATAGTATGATGGTGAGTATTACAGTGCCAAAAAACCTGACGGATGTTTCCAATGGAAAATTGCGCAGTGTTGTTGAAAATAATGATGACACGCATACTTTCAACTGGGCTGTTGTTAATCCGATCAACAATTATGGCGTCAATATGAACGTGGCGAATTTTGTGAGCTGGACTGAAACTTTCAAAGGTGAAAAAGGAGATTTACCGTTAAGTTTTTATGTATTGCCGAAAAATCTTGAAAAGGCAAAAGTTCAGTTTAAACAGGCAAACCAAATGCTAAAAGCCTTTGAACACTGGTTTGGGCCATATCCTTTTTATGAAGATGGTTATAAATTGGTTGAAGTTCCTTATTTGGGAATGGAACATCAAAGTTCAGTTACCTATGGTAATGGATATCAAATGGGTTATCTCGGACGTGATTTGTCGAAAACTGGTTGGGGTCTAAAATGGGATTTTATCATCATTCATGAAAGCGGACACGAATGGTTTGCCAATAATATTACCTACAAAGACGCGGCCGATATGTGGGTCCATGAAGGATTCACGAATTATTCAGAAAATCTTTACACAGAATATTACTTTGGCAAAGAGGCCGGCGCCGATTATGTAATTGGAACACGTGCGCTCATCGCCAATGATATTCCGATCATCGGGCCTTATGGTGTGAATGAATCAGGATCGAGAGATATGTATTACAAAGGCGGAAATATTCTGCACACGCTTCGTCAGGTTGTAAATGATGATGAAAAATGGAGACAGATTTTGCGTGGACTGAATAAAACATTTTATCACCAGACCGTTGTCACAGCACAAATTGAAGAATATATTTCAAAACATGCCGGAAGAAATCTTAATAAAGTATTTGATCAGTATTTGAGAGATACCAAAGTTCCGGTGCTGGAATATACTTTCAAAGATAACAGCCTACAATACCGCTGGTCGAATGTGGTAAGCGGATTTGATATGCCGGTCAAAATAAAACTGGGAGATTCAAAAGAACAGTTTGTTTATCCTACCGGTGAGTGGAAAACTTTAAAAACAAAAGGAGAAAAAACACTGGTTGTAGACCGCAATTTTTATGTTGAATCGAAAAGCGTTTAA
- a CDS encoding Kelch repeat-containing protein, translating to MNLFHKIFSIFLAMNAMAFSVSAQMWKAIEPENLPVKRLENAMAEANGKLYLLGGRDIKTVDEYDPKKNTWVSLSKTPLEMSHFQAVSFKDEIYVVGAFTGGYPHETPIPNIYIFNPIKNEWRKGPEIPENRRRGAAGAFVLNDKIYVICGIQDGHWDGQVAWFDEFDPATNTWKQLPDAPRKRDHIQVAVVDNKLYVAGGRLSTARINQVLNTTIAEVDVYDFKTGKWETLDPSNNIPTKRAGNTTVALGHKVLFIGGESDAHEVGHNEVEAFNTHTRKWEKYPSLLQGRHGTQAVTMHKKVYIAAGSGNRGGGPELNTLEVLEE from the coding sequence ATGAACCTGTTTCACAAGATTTTCTCTATATTTCTAGCCATGAACGCCATGGCTTTTTCTGTTTCGGCTCAAATGTGGAAAGCCATCGAACCAGAAAATCTTCCGGTAAAAAGACTGGAAAATGCAATGGCTGAGGCTAACGGAAAACTTTATCTGCTCGGTGGCCGCGATATTAAAACCGTGGATGAATATGACCCAAAGAAAAATACCTGGGTCAGCCTAAGCAAGACACCTCTTGAAATGAGCCACTTCCAGGCAGTATCATTCAAAGACGAAATATATGTGGTGGGCGCGTTTACGGGCGGGTATCCTCACGAAACGCCAATTCCTAATATTTATATTTTTAATCCAATCAAAAATGAGTGGCGGAAAGGCCCGGAAATTCCTGAAAACAGAAGACGCGGTGCCGCTGGCGCTTTTGTTTTGAATGATAAAATCTATGTGATTTGTGGCATTCAGGACGGTCACTGGGATGGACAGGTTGCATGGTTTGATGAATTTGACCCTGCAACAAATACATGGAAACAATTGCCGGATGCCCCAAGAAAACGCGACCATATACAGGTTGCCGTTGTTGACAATAAACTTTACGTAGCTGGTGGACGACTTTCCACGGCAAGAATTAATCAGGTACTCAATACCACAATTGCCGAAGTTGATGTATATGATTTCAAGACCGGCAAATGGGAAACCTTAGATCCTTCCAACAATATCCCGACCAAACGAGCCGGAAATACTACCGTAGCTTTGGGCCATAAAGTTTTATTTATCGGAGGAGAAAGTGATGCGCATGAGGTAGGTCATAATGAAGTTGAAGCATTTAACACACATACCCGGAAATGGGAAAAATATCCGTCTCTGCTTCAAGGCAGACATGGTACTCAGGCCGTTACGATGCATAAAAAAGTTTATATAGCTGCCGGTTCAGGTAATCGGGGTGGCGGTCCGGAACTGAACACGCTGGAAGTTTTAGAAGAATAA
- a CDS encoding glucoamylase family protein → MKSILLSLSLICGLLISQNSIGQKKKSAVAPLTFNPVNRPKNLSDTALLELVQKQTFRYFWEFGHPVSGMARERSNVAFDYGDEVVTTGGTGFGIMAMIVAAERGWVPRDSVSKRLLKMVKFLSKADHYHGIFPHWLNGGTGKIIPFGRKDDGGDLVESSFLFQGLICAKQYFKGENDTERDLRNRITWIWEEAEWDWYTRGNPDQLFWHWSPNNGWAMNFELRGYNETLITYIMAASSPRYPITAQVYNKCWAQSDHFKNGKEFYGVKLPLGFDFGGPLFFAHYSFLGLDPRKLKDQYADYWEQNVNHTMINYKHCVANPGKFKGYGENSWGLTASDTFDGYNAFSPTNDFGTITPTAALSSFPYAPQQSMKALRHFYDDLGDKIWSEYGFTDAFNESQNWYAKSHLAIDQGPIIVMIENYRTGLLWKLFMSSPDVQNGLKKLNFESPALKTISKN, encoded by the coding sequence ATGAAATCAATACTCTTATCACTAAGCCTGATATGCGGTCTGCTTATTTCGCAGAACAGCATCGGTCAAAAGAAAAAATCTGCCGTTGCTCCACTAACCTTTAATCCCGTAAATCGTCCTAAAAATTTATCCGATACGGCCTTACTTGAATTGGTACAAAAACAAACATTCCGGTATTTCTGGGAATTTGGACATCCGGTAAGTGGTATGGCCAGAGAAAGAAGCAACGTCGCCTTTGATTATGGCGATGAAGTTGTTACAACCGGCGGAACCGGATTTGGTATTATGGCGATGATCGTAGCAGCAGAACGCGGCTGGGTTCCGAGAGATTCAGTTTCAAAAAGACTTTTAAAAATGGTGAAATTCCTTTCCAAAGCGGATCATTATCACGGTATTTTTCCACATTGGCTAAATGGAGGAACTGGTAAGATTATTCCGTTCGGACGAAAAGATGATGGTGGAGATCTGGTAGAATCTTCTTTTTTGTTTCAGGGATTGATTTGTGCAAAACAGTATTTTAAAGGAGAAAATGATACCGAAAGGGATTTAAGAAACCGGATTACCTGGATTTGGGAAGAGGCAGAATGGGATTGGTATACCAGAGGAAATCCGGATCAGCTTTTCTGGCATTGGAGCCCGAACAATGGCTGGGCAATGAATTTTGAATTGCGCGGTTATAATGAAACGCTGATCACTTACATCATGGCAGCGTCGTCACCCCGATATCCAATCACGGCACAGGTTTACAATAAATGCTGGGCACAAAGTGATCATTTTAAAAATGGAAAAGAGTTTTATGGTGTCAAACTTCCATTAGGTTTTGATTTTGGCGGTCCTTTATTTTTTGCACATTATTCATTTTTAGGATTAGACCCACGCAAACTGAAAGATCAGTATGCTGACTACTGGGAGCAAAATGTGAATCACACGATGATTAACTACAAACATTGTGTTGCCAATCCTGGAAAATTTAAAGGTTATGGTGAAAATAGCTGGGGATTAACAGCAAGCGATACCTTTGATGGATACAATGCATTTTCTCCGACCAATGATTTTGGTACCATAACACCGACCGCTGCATTATCCTCTTTTCCGTATGCGCCTCAACAATCAATGAAAGCGCTGAGACATTTCTACGATGATTTGGGAGATAAAATTTGGAGCGAATATGGATTTACAGATGCCTTTAACGAATCGCAAAACTGGTATGCAAAATCACATTTAGCAATTGATCAGGGACCAATAATTGTGATGATTGAAAACTACCGGACAGGATTATTGTGGAAATTATTCATGAGTAGCCCGGATGTACAAAATGGATTAAAAAAGTTGAATTTTGAAAGTCCGGCTTTGAAAACAATCAGCAAAAATTAA
- a CDS encoding glucoamylase family protein, which yields MKNWFQIFFLLLIVFASGCKSDDVKPPETIKPATFAIDSTDKFPIISDDALLTLVQKQTFKYFWDFGHPVSGLARERNTSGDVVTSGGSGFGIMTIPIAIEREFITRAQGLERMQKIVAFLKTNAQKFHGAFPHWLNGATGVVVPFSAKDDGADLVETSYLIQGLLTARQYFDGNDANETALRNDINTIWYAVEWDWFRNNNENVLYWHWSPNYNWDMNLPIKGWNECLITYALAASSPTHAIPNIVYDNGWTGNGSFKNGNSYYGINLPLGVAYGGPLFFSQYSFLGINPTNLTDKYTNYLTQNQNHTLINYNYCKTNPLKYNGYSELCWGLTASDIPDGYNANSPTSDKGVIAPTAAISAFPYTPTESMKALKFFYYKLGDRLWGDYGFYDAFSLHTNWYATSYLAIDQGPIIIMIENYRSGLPWKLFMSSPEIKTGMKNLGFQSPNL from the coding sequence GTGAAAAATTGGTTTCAAATATTCTTTCTGCTTCTTATTGTTTTTGCATCTGGGTGTAAAAGTGATGATGTTAAACCACCGGAAACGATTAAACCGGCAACTTTTGCAATTGACTCGACTGACAAATTCCCGATTATATCAGACGATGCCCTTTTGACTTTAGTACAAAAGCAGACCTTCAAATACTTCTGGGATTTTGGACATCCGGTTAGCGGTTTGGCCAGAGAAAGAAATACTTCCGGTGATGTGGTTACCTCTGGCGGAAGCGGTTTTGGCATTATGACAATTCCGATTGCTATTGAAAGGGAATTTATAACCCGGGCGCAAGGCCTGGAAAGAATGCAGAAAATCGTCGCCTTTTTGAAAACCAACGCACAAAAATTTCACGGTGCATTTCCACATTGGTTGAATGGTGCGACCGGAGTAGTGGTTCCGTTTAGTGCAAAAGATGACGGCGCAGATCTGGTTGAAACTTCATATTTGATCCAGGGTCTGTTGACAGCACGACAATATTTCGATGGGAATGATGCCAATGAAACTGCGCTAAGAAATGACATCAATACAATCTGGTATGCCGTAGAATGGGATTGGTTCAGAAATAATAATGAAAACGTATTGTATTGGCATTGGAGCCCAAATTACAACTGGGATATGAATTTGCCGATTAAAGGCTGGAATGAATGTCTGATCACCTATGCGTTAGCCGCCTCCTCGCCTACGCATGCAATCCCCAATATTGTTTATGATAACGGCTGGACCGGAAACGGTTCTTTCAAAAACGGCAACAGTTATTATGGAATAAATCTGCCATTGGGAGTTGCCTATGGAGGTCCGTTATTTTTCTCCCAATATTCGTTTCTTGGTATAAATCCAACCAATCTTACCGACAAATACACAAATTATTTAACTCAAAATCAGAACCATACCTTAATCAATTATAATTACTGCAAGACCAATCCATTAAAATATAACGGATACAGCGAACTCTGTTGGGGATTAACAGCCAGTGATATTCCAGATGGCTACAATGCCAATTCTCCGACCAGCGACAAAGGCGTGATCGCTCCTACCGCGGCTATATCAGCATTTCCATATACACCCACAGAATCGATGAAAGCCTTAAAGTTTTTCTATTATAAGCTGGGTGACAGGCTTTGGGGAGATTATGGATTTTATGATGCGTTTTCTTTACATACAAACTGGTACGCAACGTCTTATCTGGCCATTGACCAGGGACCGATCATTATCATGATAGAAAATTATCGTAGCGGCTTGCCATGGAAACTGTTTATGAGTTCACCGGAAATTAAAACAGGAATGAAAAATCTGGGCTTTCAAAGTCCGAATTTATAA